A section of the Amycolatopsis sp. AA4 genome encodes:
- a CDS encoding CoA-acylating methylmalonate-semialdehyde dehydrogenase, which translates to MHPTIRHRIGGRETTGHSTRTAPVWNPATGERQAEVLLAEPADVNAAVQAARLALPDWADTSVMRRSRLMFAFRTLVEKHLDELARIVSAEHGKVFEDAKGELVRGLEVVDFACGIPQLLKGEYSDQVSTGIDLFSFRQPLGVCAGITPFNFPAMVPMWMHPIAIATGNTFVLKPSERDPSAANFVAELYAQAGLPDGVFNVVHGDKVAVDALLDHPDVAAVSFVGSTPIARYVHERATANGKRVQALGGAKNHAVVLPDADLENAAEHLVSAAYGSAGQRCMAISVAVAVGDVAEPLVKLIGEKARAIKVGPGLTPGSEMGPVVSPEALERVRGYLDAGVAAGAELVVDGRDVTVEEGGFFVGPTLFDSVTPEMSIYRDEIFGPVLVVVRVDSLAEAIDLINASDWANGTAIFTGSGRAARQFQRSVQVGMIGVNVPIPVPMAFYSFGGWKQSLFGAHHMHGPEGVAFYTRAKAVTSRWPESPEGASLHFPTAV; encoded by the coding sequence GTGCACCCCACCATCCGACACCGCATCGGCGGCCGGGAAACCACCGGTCATTCGACCCGGACCGCGCCGGTGTGGAACCCGGCGACCGGCGAGCGTCAAGCCGAAGTGCTGCTCGCCGAACCCGCCGACGTCAACGCCGCCGTGCAAGCGGCGCGCCTCGCGCTGCCGGACTGGGCCGACACCTCGGTCATGCGCCGGTCGCGGCTCATGTTCGCGTTCCGCACGCTGGTCGAAAAGCACCTCGACGAACTGGCCCGGATCGTTTCTGCCGAACACGGCAAGGTGTTCGAGGACGCGAAGGGCGAACTCGTCCGCGGCCTGGAAGTGGTCGATTTCGCCTGCGGCATCCCGCAGTTGCTCAAAGGCGAGTACTCCGACCAGGTTTCGACCGGTATCGACCTGTTTTCGTTCCGGCAGCCGCTCGGCGTGTGCGCGGGCATCACACCGTTCAATTTCCCCGCCATGGTCCCGATGTGGATGCACCCGATCGCCATCGCGACCGGCAACACGTTCGTCCTCAAACCGTCCGAACGCGACCCTTCCGCGGCCAACTTCGTCGCCGAACTCTACGCCCAGGCCGGCTTGCCCGACGGCGTTTTCAACGTCGTGCACGGCGACAAGGTCGCGGTGGACGCGTTGCTGGACCATCCGGACGTCGCCGCCGTGTCGTTCGTCGGCTCGACGCCGATCGCGCGGTACGTGCACGAGCGCGCGACCGCCAACGGCAAACGCGTGCAGGCGCTCGGCGGCGCGAAAAACCACGCCGTCGTCCTGCCCGACGCCGACCTCGAAAACGCTGCCGAGCACCTGGTTTCCGCCGCGTACGGATCGGCTGGCCAGCGGTGCATGGCGATTTCCGTCGCCGTCGCGGTCGGCGACGTGGCCGAACCGCTGGTCAAGCTGATCGGCGAAAAGGCGCGGGCGATCAAGGTGGGTCCCGGGCTGACGCCGGGGTCCGAAATGGGACCGGTCGTGTCGCCGGAAGCACTGGAGCGCGTCCGGGGCTACCTCGACGCCGGGGTCGCCGCGGGCGCCGAACTCGTGGTCGACGGACGGGACGTCACCGTCGAAGAGGGCGGATTTTTCGTCGGGCCAACACTTTTCGATAGCGTGACCCCCGAAATGAGCATCTACCGCGACGAGATTTTCGGCCCGGTGCTCGTGGTCGTGCGCGTCGATTCGCTGGCCGAAGCGATCGACCTGATCAACGCGAGCGACTGGGCCAACGGCACCGCGATTTTCACCGGCAGCGGCCGGGCGGCGCGGCAGTTCCAGCGGTCGGTGCAGGTTGGGATGATCGGCGTGAACGTCCCGATCCCGGTGCCGATGGCGTTCTATTCGTTCGGCGGCTGGAAGCAGTCGCTGTTCGGCGCGCACCACATGCACGGCCCCGAGGGCGTCGCCTTCTACACCCGCGCCAAGGCCGTGACCAGCCGCTGGCCGGAATCCCCGGAGGGGGCGAGCCTGCACTTCCCGACCGCGGTCTGA
- a CDS encoding SDR family NAD(P)-dependent oxidoreductase, whose protein sequence is MSTDAGLRAPTSIDSRELEGRVAIVTGGASGMGLSTVHALTSRGATVTVFDPAAPDVEELAATLSVPVERLRSIAVDVTDADRVGRAFDAVLAEQSRLDILVNAAGIAPPTAFEEITEAEWNRVLAVSVHGTFLCCQRALPAMRAGGWGRIVNFSSTAGKTISTAGGAHYTTAKHGVLGLTRHLAKNYGPDGITVNAVCPGLIDTPMVRGLLSAAALDQATRSFPVPRAGLPWEVAELVAFLASDRAAYVTGAAIDINGGDLIV, encoded by the coding sequence ATGAGCACCGACGCCGGCCTCCGTGCTCCGACCAGCATCGACAGCCGCGAACTCGAGGGCCGCGTCGCGATCGTGACCGGCGGCGCGAGCGGGATGGGCCTGTCGACAGTGCACGCGCTGACCAGCCGGGGCGCGACCGTCACGGTGTTCGACCCGGCCGCACCAGACGTCGAGGAACTGGCGGCGACGCTGTCGGTTCCGGTGGAACGGCTCCGCTCGATCGCGGTCGACGTCACGGACGCGGACCGGGTCGGCCGCGCGTTCGACGCGGTGCTGGCCGAGCAATCCCGGCTCGACATCCTGGTCAACGCGGCCGGTATCGCACCACCGACGGCGTTCGAAGAGATCACCGAAGCCGAGTGGAATCGCGTGCTCGCGGTCAGCGTGCACGGAACGTTCCTGTGCTGCCAGCGCGCCCTGCCCGCGATGCGCGCCGGCGGCTGGGGCCGGATCGTCAATTTCTCTTCCACGGCGGGAAAAACGATCAGCACCGCGGGCGGCGCGCACTACACGACAGCCAAGCACGGCGTCTTGGGCCTCACCCGGCACCTCGCGAAGAACTACGGCCCGGACGGGATCACGGTCAACGCCGTCTGTCCCGGCCTGATCGACACCCCGATGGTCCGCGGCCTGCTTTCCGCGGCGGCGCTGGACCAAGCCACCCGGTCGTTCCCCGTGCCGCGCGCCGGGCTGCCCTGGGAAGTCGCGGAACTCGTCGCGTTCCTCGCGTCCGACCGGGCGGCCTACGTCACCGGCGCCGCGATCGACATCAACGGCGGCGACCTCATCGTCTGA
- a CDS encoding TetR/AcrR family transcriptional regulator — protein sequence MDVGLREAKKQETRRLISDHATRLFLEQGFEETTIAQVAEAARVAKKTVTNYFARKEDLVLDHQDEFVATLADAVSSRRPGESALAALRRAFEAAVAAKDPVVGFAGLEFSRMIAESPTLSACLRGLHEQRERALAQALADAVGSPRTDITVRTAAAVLGAVHHSLFQRIEELTLAGWPVDEVAETVAAEAARAFDLLEPSLGGYAVA from the coding sequence ATGGATGTCGGCCTGCGGGAAGCCAAGAAGCAGGAGACGCGCCGGCTGATCTCCGACCACGCGACGCGCCTGTTCCTCGAGCAGGGCTTCGAGGAGACGACGATCGCCCAGGTCGCGGAGGCCGCGCGGGTCGCGAAGAAGACGGTGACCAACTACTTCGCCCGCAAGGAAGACCTGGTCCTGGACCACCAGGACGAGTTCGTCGCGACGCTGGCGGACGCGGTGTCCTCGCGGCGGCCGGGGGAGTCCGCGCTCGCGGCGTTGCGGCGGGCGTTCGAGGCCGCGGTCGCGGCGAAGGACCCGGTGGTCGGCTTCGCCGGGCTGGAGTTCAGCCGGATGATCGCCGAGAGCCCGACGCTGTCCGCGTGCCTGCGGGGCCTGCACGAACAGCGGGAACGGGCGTTGGCGCAGGCACTGGCGGACGCGGTGGGCAGCCCCCGGACGGACATCACCGTCCGGACGGCCGCCGCGGTGCTGGGCGCGGTGCACCACAGCCTGTTCCAGCGGATCGAGGAGCTGACCCTGGCCGGATGGCCCGTCGACGAGGTCGCGGAAACGGTCGCGGCGGAGGCGGCGCGGGCGTTTGACCTGCTGGAACCTTCGCTGGGGGGCTACGCGGTGGCGTGA
- a CDS encoding MFS transporter: MSAGRREWLGLAVLALPTVLLSLDMSVLHLAVPHLAADLRPSSTQLLWIIDIYGFMIAGFLVTMGTLGDRIGRRKLLMIGGGAFGLASVAAAFSTSPEMLIAARAVLGIAGATLMPSTLALISNMFQDHKQRGTAIAVWMSCFMGGMVVGPVAGGFLLEHFRWGSVFLMGVPVMILLLATAPKLLPEYRDASAGRLDLASVALSIAAILPVIYALKEIAKNGLSLTEIVVLVAGLAVGAVFVRRQRRLEHPLLDLQLFRVRAFSAAVAIMLVGAVTMGGVFLLVSQYLQMVAGLRTVDAGLLLVPQALAVVAGSMIAPRLARRIRPEFVLGFGMLIAAAGILLFTLATGPSGVTFVVLGMSIASFGMGPQGVLCTEMVVGSVPPQRAGAASAMSETSAEFGIAMGIAVFGSIGTAVYRDQIAVPAHVPAAAAARATDSIAGATEASATLPGAMGEQLLATAREAFASGLHTVAGIGAAIVVVFAVVGMVALRRAPAAAKAEEPVPVAS, from the coding sequence ATGAGTGCCGGACGACGCGAATGGCTGGGCCTGGCGGTGCTGGCCCTGCCGACCGTGCTGTTGTCGCTGGACATGAGCGTGCTGCACCTCGCGGTTCCGCACCTCGCCGCGGACCTGCGGCCCTCCAGCACGCAATTGCTGTGGATCATCGACATCTACGGCTTCATGATCGCCGGGTTCCTCGTCACGATGGGCACCCTCGGCGACCGGATCGGCAGGCGGAAGCTGCTGATGATCGGCGGCGGCGCGTTCGGGCTCGCGTCGGTCGCGGCGGCGTTTTCGACCAGTCCGGAGATGCTGATCGCCGCGCGGGCCGTGCTCGGGATCGCCGGGGCGACGCTCATGCCGTCGACTCTCGCGTTGATCAGCAACATGTTCCAGGACCACAAACAGCGCGGCACCGCGATCGCGGTGTGGATGAGCTGCTTCATGGGCGGCATGGTGGTCGGCCCGGTCGCCGGCGGGTTCCTGCTGGAGCATTTCCGCTGGGGTTCGGTGTTCCTGATGGGCGTCCCGGTGATGATCCTGCTGCTCGCGACCGCGCCGAAGCTGCTGCCGGAATACCGCGACGCGTCCGCCGGGCGCCTCGACCTCGCCAGCGTCGCCCTGTCGATCGCCGCGATCCTGCCGGTCATTTACGCGCTCAAGGAAATCGCCAAGAACGGCTTGTCCCTGACCGAAATCGTCGTGCTCGTCGCGGGTCTCGCGGTCGGCGCGGTGTTCGTCCGGCGGCAGCGGCGGCTCGAACACCCGCTGTTGGACCTGCAGTTGTTCCGGGTGCGCGCGTTCAGCGCGGCGGTGGCGATCATGCTCGTCGGCGCGGTCACCATGGGCGGCGTGTTCCTGTTGGTCAGCCAGTATCTGCAGATGGTCGCCGGGCTGAGAACGGTCGACGCCGGGCTGCTGCTGGTCCCGCAGGCGCTCGCGGTGGTCGCCGGGTCGATGATCGCGCCGCGGCTCGCGCGCCGGATCCGGCCGGAATTCGTGCTGGGCTTCGGAATGCTGATCGCGGCGGCCGGAATCCTGTTGTTCACGCTGGCCACCGGGCCCAGCGGCGTGACTTTCGTGGTGCTGGGCATGTCGATCGCCAGCTTCGGGATGGGGCCGCAGGGCGTGCTGTGCACCGAAATGGTGGTCGGTTCGGTACCGCCGCAACGGGCCGGTGCGGCTTCGGCGATGTCGGAGACCAGTGCGGAATTCGGGATCGCCATGGGGATCGCGGTGTTCGGCAGCATCGGGACGGCCGTGTATCGCGACCAGATCGCGGTCCCGGCGCACGTGCCCGCCGCGGCGGCCGCTCGGGCGACCGACAGCATCGCCGGTGCGACGGAGGCGTCGGCGACGCTGCCCGGCGCGATGGGGGAACAGTTGCTGGCCACCGCGCGGGAGGCGTTCGCGTCGGGGTTGCACACGGTGGCCGGGATCGGCGCGGCGATTGTCGTGGTGTTCGCGGTGGTGGGGATGGTCGCGCTGCGGCGTGCCCCGGCGGCGGCGAAAGCGGAAGAACCGGTGCCGGTCGCGTCGTGA
- a CDS encoding SAM-dependent methyltransferase — MSDALNAPPGVNPNESSAARVYDYLLGGKDNYEIDRQVAREAARVMPDIAETARVNRHLMTRICRFLAYHAGIRQYIDCGSGMPTSENVHQIVQRADPQTKVVYVDYDPVVASHGRALLDENEFTEYIQADFFDPPSILDHPTVNEHLDWNQPIAVLFLLALHHQTGDRELPAKVTKEFIDRLPSGSYVAISHLLDAHDGSEDDEAVQGIIESVHNGSMKDVSSRTRAEIKELFHDLELIPSGPNKPAEIVPVVEWWPDGPLLGEPTVAQRIVAVGVARKP, encoded by the coding sequence GTGTCCGACGCACTCAACGCACCGCCGGGGGTCAACCCGAACGAGTCGAGCGCCGCCCGCGTTTACGACTATCTGCTGGGCGGGAAAGACAATTACGAGATCGACCGGCAGGTCGCGCGGGAAGCCGCCCGCGTGATGCCGGACATCGCGGAAACCGCCCGGGTCAACCGGCACCTGATGACCCGGATCTGCCGGTTCCTCGCCTACCACGCGGGCATCCGGCAGTACATCGACTGCGGTTCCGGCATGCCGACCTCGGAGAACGTGCACCAGATCGTGCAGCGGGCCGATCCGCAGACGAAGGTCGTCTACGTCGACTACGACCCGGTGGTGGCCAGCCACGGACGCGCGCTGCTCGACGAAAACGAATTCACCGAATACATCCAGGCCGATTTCTTCGACCCGCCGAGCATTCTCGACCACCCGACGGTCAACGAGCACCTCGACTGGAACCAGCCGATCGCGGTGCTGTTCCTGCTCGCGCTGCACCACCAGACCGGCGACCGCGAGCTGCCAGCGAAGGTGACGAAGGAATTCATCGACCGGCTCCCGTCCGGTTCGTACGTGGCGATTTCGCATCTCCTCGACGCCCACGACGGCTCCGAGGACGACGAGGCCGTGCAGGGCATCATCGAATCGGTCCACAACGGGTCGATGAAGGACGTTTCGTCCCGCACCCGCGCCGAGATCAAGGAACTGTTCCACGACCTGGAGCTGATCCCGAGCGGGCCGAACAAACCGGCGGAAATCGTGCCAGTGGTCGAATGGTGGCCGGACGGCCCGCTGCTGGGCGAGCCGACGGTCGCGCAGCGCATCGTGGCGGTCGGGGTCGCGCGGAAACCCTGA
- a CDS encoding pyridoxal phosphate-dependent aminotransferase, translating into MPRSSSTSWALPASRDVPALGALSARDRARETGVPMLPLVGAPVLPMPAHVREAVCEAMGKPDPRDSRGLPELRAAIAAEHGPGVDPERRLLVTHGAQHGLSLVLRTVLEPGDEVIVPTPAYFFDGAIRESGAAPVYVPPGKDWTFDLDAMAAAVTSRSRALLLCNPVNPTGYLPDAATVAAVVGLAARHGLVVISDDSWRHFAFDQNEHHPIERLSGEWPHLITVASLSKYFALATWRIGYVLAPAEIVDAMERRLQWEAVCCGAVAQYAAAAALTGPRDWLDREHSTYQRKRDLVCDGIAAVGLPAPVRPGGGAFLLADCGRLGGSPDDIDRALLRNGVTAIRGADLHAPGTHVRLTFGAAEPVLEQLVSALGKALREA; encoded by the coding sequence ATGCCGCGAAGCAGCTCGACTTCCTGGGCCCTCCCCGCTTCCCGCGACGTCCCGGCGCTCGGCGCGTTGAGCGCTCGCGACCGGGCCCGCGAGACCGGCGTCCCGATGCTCCCGCTCGTCGGAGCCCCGGTCCTGCCGATGCCCGCGCACGTGCGCGAGGCGGTCTGCGAGGCGATGGGCAAACCCGACCCGCGCGACAGCCGGGGACTTCCCGAACTCCGCGCGGCCATCGCCGCGGAGCACGGCCCGGGCGTCGACCCCGAGCGCCGGCTGCTGGTGACGCACGGCGCGCAGCACGGGCTTTCCCTGGTGCTGCGGACCGTTCTCGAACCCGGCGACGAGGTGATCGTGCCGACCCCGGCGTATTTCTTCGACGGAGCCATCCGCGAATCCGGCGCGGCGCCCGTGTACGTCCCGCCCGGAAAGGACTGGACCTTCGATCTCGACGCCATGGCCGCCGCGGTCACTTCCCGCAGCCGTGCTCTCCTTCTGTGCAATCCGGTCAATCCCACCGGCTACCTCCCCGATGCCGCAACTGTCGCCGCGGTGGTCGGTCTCGCCGCCCGCCACGGCCTGGTCGTGATCTCCGATGATTCGTGGCGGCATTTCGCCTTCGACCAGAACGAACACCATCCGATCGAGCGACTGTCCGGGGAATGGCCGCACCTGATCACCGTCGCGAGCCTCAGCAAGTACTTCGCGCTCGCGACCTGGCGGATCGGCTATGTGCTGGCGCCGGCGGAAATTGTCGACGCGATGGAACGCCGCCTGCAGTGGGAAGCGGTGTGCTGCGGCGCGGTCGCGCAATACGCGGCGGCCGCCGCCCTCACCGGGCCGCGCGATTGGCTGGACCGGGAGCATTCGACGTACCAGCGGAAACGCGACCTCGTGTGCGACGGCATCGCGGCCGTCGGCCTGCCCGCCCCGGTGCGCCCCGGCGGCGGCGCGTTCCTGCTCGCCGACTGCGGACGGCTCGGCGGCAGCCCGGACGACATCGACCGGGCCTTGCTGCGCAACGGAGTCACGGCGATCCGCGGGGCCGATCTGCACGCCCCGGGCACGCACGTCCGGCTCACCTTCGGCGCGGCGGAGCCGGTGCTGGAACAGCTGGTCAGCGCGTTGGGGAAAGCCCTCCGGGAGGCATAG
- a CDS encoding GntR family transcriptional regulator yields the protein MSDIHDVLSGTTHIPALLLVGKDESGLDRTSQAYRAIRRQIIDLTLRPGSSFTETSLAQQWQISKTPVREALARLRRDGLVSALPRAGYSVSSITLQDTDDLCGLRSLLAAEAAAEAARNGIPPAALERLEILSKISADYVAGETKPDDWLPIGIEFEAIMAHFSGNNRLVKSLVDVLDELERVLRLVLMIAPDVASPPGELRAIFESLCDRDPEAARRSMQARCERVRRDVLQVLTKSTSVSRANIEIPLN from the coding sequence GTGTCCGACATCCACGACGTCCTTTCCGGCACGACGCACATTCCCGCGTTGCTGCTGGTCGGCAAGGACGAATCCGGCCTCGACCGGACCAGCCAGGCATACCGGGCGATCCGCCGGCAGATCATCGATCTGACCCTGCGGCCCGGCAGCAGTTTCACCGAGACCTCGCTTGCGCAGCAGTGGCAGATCAGCAAAACGCCGGTGCGCGAGGCGCTGGCCCGGCTGCGCCGCGACGGGCTGGTCAGTGCGCTGCCGCGTGCGGGCTACAGCGTCAGTTCGATCACGTTGCAGGACACCGACGATCTGTGCGGCCTGCGGTCGCTGCTGGCCGCCGAAGCGGCCGCGGAAGCGGCGCGCAACGGCATTCCGCCGGCGGCGCTCGAACGGCTCGAAATCCTCTCGAAAATCTCCGCCGATTACGTGGCGGGCGAGACGAAACCCGACGACTGGCTGCCGATCGGGATCGAATTCGAGGCCATCATGGCCCATTTCAGCGGCAACAACCGGCTCGTCAAATCGCTCGTCGACGTGCTCGACGAATTGGAGCGCGTGCTGCGGCTGGTGCTGATGATCGCTCCGGACGTCGCGAGCCCGCCGGGCGAACTGCGCGCGATTTTCGAGAGCCTGTGCGACCGGGACCCGGAGGCGGCGCGCAGGTCGATGCAGGCGCGGTGCGAGCGGGTGCGCCGCGACGTGCTGCAGGTGCTGACCAAGAGCACGTCGGTCAGCCGCGCGAACATCGAAATCCCGTTGAATTGA